A genomic segment from Methanobrevibacter millerae encodes:
- a CDS encoding MTH1187 family thiamine-binding protein has product MITCDFAILPVGCDSTECKDYVTAAVQVVKDSGLNFQLTGMGTQIEAESLKELYEVIAEAQEAVFKVGVGRVYTVIKVDDRRDVEKRTLNAKIETVEKMLD; this is encoded by the coding sequence ATGATAACATGTGATTTTGCAATTTTGCCGGTCGGATGCGATTCAACCGAATGCAAGGACTACGTAACCGCTGCCGTTCAGGTAGTGAAGGACTCCGGACTCAATTTCCAGCTGACGGGAATGGGAACGCAGATTGAAGCCGAAAGCCTGAAAGAATTATATGAAGTGATAGCTGAAGCCCAGGAAGCGGTCTTTAAAGTAGGCGTCGGCAGGGTTTATACGGTAATCAAGGTAGACGACAGAAGGGATGTTGAAAAAAGAACGCTAAATGCAAAAATAGAAACGGTTGAAAAAATGTTGGATTAA
- a CDS encoding TIGR00269 family protein — translation MAKLNKDEFNGMIFKRINDLISDYKLIKQNELIAVALSGGKDSVLTLHALKGYQEYEDFDLVAISVDEGIEGYRPHGISSAVNNAEALGVELIQKSFLEEEGFALDDIYQDFKSACIPCGVFRRNILNKTAYELGASKIATGHNLDDEIQSFLMSFARGDTIKFSKFGPELDVIHPKLIPRIKPLWNTSEKDVGLWAVLNDIDIHLDECPYSHLSLRAKIKEFLNNSEDAYPGLKNNIMESFKKILTFENDIQANLNECKLCGEPTSSEICKACEIKQLVSQDCESHVSDE, via the coding sequence ATGGCGAAACTGAATAAGGATGAATTCAATGGGATGATTTTTAAAAGGATTAATGACCTGATTTCAGATTACAAACTGATTAAACAAAACGAGCTCATAGCCGTTGCTTTATCCGGAGGAAAGGACAGCGTTCTGACATTGCATGCCCTTAAAGGATATCAGGAATACGAAGACTTTGATTTGGTAGCGATAAGCGTTGATGAGGGCATTGAAGGTTACAGGCCTCACGGCATTTCATCAGCAGTTAACAATGCAGAAGCCTTAGGGGTGGAGCTGATTCAAAAGTCATTTCTTGAAGAGGAAGGATTTGCCCTTGATGATATCTATCAAGACTTTAAAAGCGCCTGCATTCCCTGCGGAGTTTTCAGAAGAAACATTTTAAACAAAACCGCTTATGAACTGGGCGCTTCAAAAATAGCTACAGGCCATAACCTTGACGATGAAATCCAGTCATTTCTAATGAGCTTTGCAAGGGGCGACACCATCAAATTCTCCAAGTTCGGCCCCGAGCTTGACGTAATCCATCCCAAACTGATTCCAAGAATAAAGCCATTGTGGAACACTTCTGAAAAGGATGTCGGTCTCTGGGCTGTGTTAAACGATATAGATATCCACTTGGATGAATGCCCATATTCGCATCTCTCATTAAGGGCTAAAATAAAGGAATTTCTAAACAACAGTGAGGATGCATATCCCGGATTGAAAAATAATATAATGGAGTCATTTAAAAAGATTTTAACCTTTGAAAATGACATTCAAGCTAATTTAAATGAATGCAAGTTATGCGGCGAGCCGACTTCATCTGAAATCTGCAAGGCCTGTGAAATAAAACA